From the genome of Elusimicrobiota bacterium, one region includes:
- the miaA gene encoding tRNA (adenosine(37)-N6)-dimethylallyltransferase MiaA, whose translation MKNLSSNTVVYLTGPTASGKTDIGLALAKVMGDVEIINADSRQVYKYFSIVTAKPDGEWVKCKEYPEKQFVSGGVVHHLMDFLAPDKFYSAGQFYEDACGIIAELHKKNVVPVIVGGTGLYIRSLIAGLAEIPKVDTAVRARLYERLEHEGLDKLVEELSGIDPGVVLNSRVEIRNPRRVIRALEVYHGTGLTLTAWHKRTVAPKFNNIVFGIEWPREELYKRINTRVKRMWDNGALEEVKGVIKLGYDTKTPGFEGLGVNHIVQYLRNCIREDQVVSLWKRDTRRYAKRQLTWFKREPNIRWIKMSEQKSGVMVAVEEIINLIRGTEKV comes from the coding sequence ATCAAAAACTTATCTTCAAACACAGTAGTTTATCTTACAGGCCCTACGGCAAGCGGGAAGACTGATATTGGCTTAGCGCTTGCTAAGGTTATGGGTGATGTTGAAATTATTAATGCGGATTCACGGCAGGTTTATAAGTATTTCAGTATTGTTACTGCCAAGCCTGATGGAGAATGGGTTAAGTGTAAGGAGTATCCCGAAAAACAGTTTGTCTCCGGGGGGGTTGTTCATCATCTCATGGATTTTCTCGCACCGGATAAGTTTTATAGTGCCGGGCAGTTTTATGAGGATGCCTGCGGGATAATCGCTGAGTTACACAAAAAAAATGTAGTACCGGTTATCGTCGGTGGGACTGGGCTATACATACGCTCATTAATCGCGGGCTTAGCGGAGATACCAAAAGTAGATACAGCAGTACGGGCGAGGTTGTATGAACGTTTAGAGCATGAGGGGTTGGATAAGCTTGTGGAGGAGCTTTCAGGGATTGATCCCGGGGTAGTGCTTAACAGCAGGGTTGAGATACGGAATCCACGGCGTGTCATCCGCGCGTTGGAAGTTTATCACGGTACAGGTTTGACATTAACCGCATGGCATAAACGCACTGTCGCGCCTAAGTTTAATAATATCGTATTCGGTATTGAATGGCCCCGTGAGGAATTGTATAAACGTATTAATACACGGGTTAAACGTATGTGGGATAACGGTGCGTTGGAGGAAGTTAAGGGCGTTATTAAACTCGGGTACGATACAAAAACGCCGGGGTTTGAGGGGTTGGGGGTTAATCATATTGTGCAGTACCTTCGTAATTGTATACGTGAAGACCAGGTTGTTTCTTTATGGAAACGCGATACTCGCAGGTATGCTAAACGCCAGTTAACCTGGTTTAAACGCGAGCCAAATATTAGATGGATTAAAATGTCGGAACAAAAAAGTGGTGTTATGGTTGCGGTGGAAGAAATTATTAATTTGATTAGGGGTACAGAAAAAGTATGA
- the mutL gene encoding DNA mismatch repair endonuclease MutL yields MPKIRVLDNDTINKIAAGEVVERPASVVKELIENAVDAKSKDITVKFVNSGKKSVVVEDNGTGMDRDDAILSLKRHATSKISSAGDLFSIHSLGFRGEALPSIAAVSHLSITTRVGSNDAGWYVEVDNGNIVSAHETGTAVGTRVEVRDLFKNIPARLKFMKSDFTERGHIINAVTELALAYPETGFKLYDGKDEVLNCAPVKGMAQRIADIIGIRVMDELFYLQLKQNGGYSLSGYLSKPSFVRRAKPYQYLFINSRVVRSRMVTQAVYDAYRKTLEINEHPVFLLYLNADPSCVDVNVHPAKREVKFKDEREVYEFVFSEVSRSLANPKTVIAEFHAENISSGEKNGSSIGEEDAVRVTQPEVSVQEEFIKQTFIAADLLKWDITPLGQVGKLFIIAEYDGGVMIIDQHAAEERVKYERFMADYNSKQIAVQQLLTPIVFEFTVYQAGVVEEFNNIFAALGFDVEPFGGKSYVLKSLPAILDDGFGQKSFLEVLDTLSDSGLQQQSAGEAKVSKVYDKIIRSACRASVKAHDHMSLQEMRKLVADLKHCKMPYVCAHGRPTLVTLSYKELEQKFVRKK; encoded by the coding sequence ATGCCAAAAATTCGTGTACTCGATAATGATACTATAAACAAAATTGCAGCGGGTGAAGTTGTTGAACGCCCGGCAAGTGTGGTAAAAGAACTTATCGAGAACGCAGTTGATGCTAAGTCTAAGGATATTACCGTAAAATTTGTTAACTCCGGGAAAAAAAGTGTTGTGGTTGAGGATAACGGTACCGGCATGGACCGTGATGATGCAATACTTTCACTAAAACGGCATGCTACCAGTAAAATCAGTTCTGCAGGTGATCTTTTTAGTATTCATTCATTAGGGTTCCGCGGGGAAGCGTTACCGTCAATTGCGGCGGTATCTCATCTCAGTATAACCACACGGGTGGGTAGTAATGACGCTGGATGGTATGTTGAAGTAGATAACGGTAATATAGTTTCTGCACATGAAACCGGTACTGCTGTTGGAACACGGGTTGAGGTACGGGATTTATTTAAGAATATCCCGGCAAGATTAAAATTTATGAAGTCAGACTTCACTGAACGCGGGCATATTATTAATGCGGTAACTGAACTAGCGCTGGCGTATCCGGAAACCGGGTTTAAGCTTTATGACGGTAAGGATGAAGTGCTTAACTGCGCGCCGGTAAAGGGTATGGCTCAGCGTATCGCGGATATCATCGGGATAAGGGTTATGGATGAACTGTTTTACCTGCAACTCAAACAAAATGGCGGGTATAGTTTATCCGGGTATTTATCAAAACCGTCATTTGTCCGGCGTGCAAAGCCGTACCAGTACCTGTTCATTAATTCAAGGGTGGTACGGTCAAGGATGGTTACCCAGGCGGTATATGATGCGTATCGTAAAACGTTGGAGATTAATGAACACCCTGTATTTTTGTTGTATCTTAATGCTGACCCTTCCTGTGTTGATGTGAATGTGCATCCTGCTAAACGCGAGGTTAAGTTTAAGGATGAACGCGAAGTTTATGAGTTTGTATTCTCTGAAGTATCGCGTAGCCTGGCAAATCCTAAGACTGTAATTGCAGAATTTCATGCGGAGAATATCAGTAGCGGAGAAAAAAACGGTAGTAGTATAGGTGAAGAAGATGCTGTACGCGTAACTCAGCCGGAGGTAAGTGTGCAGGAAGAGTTTATTAAACAAACTTTTATTGCTGCTGATTTGCTTAAATGGGACATAACGCCGTTAGGGCAGGTGGGGAAGTTGTTTATCATCGCGGAGTATGACGGCGGGGTGATGATTATTGACCAGCATGCTGCGGAGGAACGCGTGAAGTATGAAAGGTTTATGGCTGATTATAATAGTAAACAAATTGCGGTACAGCAGTTGTTAACTCCTATAGTGTTTGAGTTTACGGTATATCAGGCGGGAGTGGTTGAAGAGTTTAACAATATCTTTGCGGCGTTAGGGTTTGATGTTGAACCTTTCGGGGGGAAGAGTTATGTCCTTAAATCCTTACCCGCGATCCTGGATGACGGGTTCGGGCAAAAGTCGTTTTTGGAAGTACTTGATACCCTGAGTGATTCCGGGCTTCAACAGCAGTCTGCAGGCGAGGCTAAGGTCAGTAAGGTTTATGACAAAATTATTCGTTCCGCATGCCGTGCATCTGTTAAAGCTCATGATCATATGTCGTTACAGGAAATGAGGAAGCTCGTGGCTGACCTTAAACACTGCAAGATGCCGTATGTATGCGCGCATGGGCGCCCGACCTTGGTTACGTTGTCGTATAAAGAACTTGAACAAAAGTTTGTACGTAAAAAGTGA